AGGACGATGTGCTGACGGTAACATTGCCAAGAACGGTCGGTACCCGTTTGGATTTTAAGACCATAACAGATCATTTCGGTCCACTGGATCCGGAACCTGCGCTCTTCCGTCAGCATAAAAATCCGCCTCCGGTAAGCCTCAGTCTGAAAAAGCATTTTAATCCTCCGGTAAATGGCCTCTCACTGAATATCAGTGCAGCGCATTTCCCTGAAGCCGCTAACAACCAGATTGTATCTGTTCAGGTTCTTAAATCTAAAACGAAATAGTGTCATGGCATCCTATCAACTTACTAAAATACAAGAATACGATGGTCATGGTGGGCCCGCCTCTGAAGTCATGGGCGGTGATAATCATCCTAAAACTTCCACCACCCCGGGGCGCTATGTGGTCGGGGCGATTGAAAAACACGTTAGCTACGGCAAATATAAAGGCTGGTCCGGGGTAGCCTGGGGCACAGAAATGCGTTTGCTTGGCGATGTCGTAATGGTCAAAAAAGGAGGATCCTGGATCAGGCTCAGCGAAGTAAATTCCGAATGGGGAAAGTTCAAAGGCAAGGAAAAAGACCTTACTGCACAAATCAAAAGTGCGTACCATAGCTTTTATAACAAATTAGTCGTTCCCGATCGCTGGGTATTTAACGATTTTGGCCATGTGTCTGTGAAGTACTTTGTTGACCGGAATAAAAACTGGAAAATGGACGGTAAGGAAGGTTTTCTTGGCGATTTTATCCATACGACTCCGGGAGATGAAGCCCGGGTAGCTCTGAAACAGCCCATCGTACTCAGTGAATCACATGGCTGTATCCATGTAAAACCTTTTGACATTGACACTTTGATCGGTAATGGTTATATCAAAAAAGGCCATACCATCGAGGTTCATCCATATAGTGAAATGCTGGTGGCCAATAACCTGGTGAGGAATCACGCCAGGCCACCGTATGAAGTTCATTTTTATCCCGGCGCCTTCAAAATAGCCGTGTATAGAATTGTTCAGAAATAGTTCCAAACCACCTAAAACCAACCATCCCTATGGAAAATAAAGTAACAGTAGAAATCAATATTGAAGGTGTGCCGGTCGTTACATTTTCGAGCTTAAATTTATATCAGCGTTTCAATGAACACCATACGTTTGAATTACGCTTTAATCAGGATCAGGTAGAATTGCCTGGAGCTTTGTCCCTCAAAAAGTCAAAGGAGTTTGTCGGAAAAAGCATTGCCATAGAATTTGGAAAAGATGCTTTTGCAACCAACCGTTTTTCAGGCATCATCACCAAGGTGGAAATCTCGCAAACCCATGGCCTGATGGGAGACATTATTGTGAGTGGTTATAGCCCTACCATTTTGATTGACCGCGGACCGGATCTGGGTTCTTACCTGGAGAAAAATCTTAAATCTATCATTGATCAGGCCACTAAAGAGGTGGCAGCAAATGACCTTCCTATGCTGGTAAACCCAAGCAGAAAGGCACCTATAGATTATGTTATCCAATACCGGGAGAGCGATTTCGACTTCCTCAACCGCCTTTCTGCCCAGTATCATGAGTGGTTTTATTACGATGGCACGCAAGTAGTTTTCGGAAAACCTGATGAGATGAAAGAAGTGAAACTGGTATATGGACGTGACCTGAGTAACATTCAGTACGGGATTGAAATTGCCCCCTTACGTTATAAAAAATTCGCTTATAATCCGAAAGAAGATGAACTATTGAGTGCCGATGGAAAAGGACAGAGCTCCGGATCACCGGATATGATGCATGCGATTGCAGCGTCTAATACCGTGTACAGTAAATCTTATCACCAGCCGCTGATTACCAGGGCAGATAGCAAAGCTGACATTGATGGTTTCGTAGAAAATGAGCAGAAATCGATGATGTCGGGTCTGTTGAACATCAATTGTACCGGTGATCATCCTGAAGTGGGCATCGGAAGAATCGTCGACATCAGCATGAGTACCCGAAACCTGAACGAATTTGCGATAGAAGATTTTGGCAAATTCCTGGTCACTTCAATTTACCACCATATCGATGGCGTTGGCCATTATCAGAACAGCTTTGGTGCGATCTCGGCCGATACGGAACGTGTGCCTGGCGCTGCTGTACAAAACCCACAACCAGACATGCAACTGGCTAATGTGGTGGATAATAATGACCCCAGTGGACATGGACGAATCAAAGTTAAGTTCAAATGGGAGTGTGGATGTAACGATGTTACAGAATGGTTAAGGGTGATCACTCCCGATGCCGGAAGTTCTGATCAGGTGAGTAAAAACAGAGGTTTTGTCTTTATCCCGGAAGTAGGAGATCAGGTGGTGATTGCTTTTGAAGAAGGGAATATTGCCCGTCCGATTGTGATGGGAAGTGTTTTTCATGGCAAGAGCGGAACGGGTGGCGACAGCGCGAATAAAACAAAGGCACTCACCACAAGGAGTGGGAATACCATCATTATGGATGATAGCAACGGAAGCGTCAATGTTAAAGACCCGAGTGGCAATGTCATTACCATGCATGGTGATGGCAATGTATCCCTTACCGCACCGAACTCCTTTACCATCAATACCAAAGATTTTATTGTCAACGCAGGAAACAGCATTGCGCTGAACGCACAGCCCGGAGAGCAGGGCGGCGGTGAAGGTACGGTCAATATCAGTGCAAAGAAAACGATTGCTGCCACTGCAGATACAGAGGGTATTACACTGGATGCCACCACACTTGGAGTTGCCATTACCGGAAAAACAGATGTGAGCATAGAAAGTACAGATGCAATCGTAAGCCTGACCGGTAAAACTGAGACCCTGATTGATGGAGCGGATATAAAAATGTCGGGAGGAAGTACCATCCGCATCAATTCAGACGATACCGATATCACCTAATCAGCCTGAACATGGAAGAACTGGAATATATTACGCAGAAGGCCATGATGCAGTGTTCTGAGGGTACGGTGCCTGGTTTATTTACACCGACCTATAATCAGACCACTAAAATCAATAGCTGTATCGTATCTACCAATAAGGATAAGATCCCTATGGCAAACATCCCCTCGTTTGTGGTATGTAAGAAAACGCAAAAGCCTTGTGTTCCGGTAAGTACGGAATGGAAGGATACTTATGCGGTAAAAGTTAAAGGTGCACAGACCCTCATTGGAAAAAGTTGTATGAACTGTGGTGTTGGCGGAAAAATTGAATTTTTAGCCAGCGGACAGGTTCCCCTGACTGCAGATGAAGAAGCTCAGCTGAACGGGATGCGTGAGGATGCACAGAAGAATTTTGAAGAAGAAGAGAAAGAAAAGAATAAGTCCTGGTGGCAAAAGGCGGGTGAGTTTGTGGTGGATTGTATTCCTGTGGTCGGCCCGGTGGTGAGTTTGGTAAAGAATGTGAGCCAGGGAAATTGGGCGATGGCAGCACTGGATGTGGGTTTTCTTGCCCTTGATGTAGCAGGTTTAGCTGCAGCACCATTTACCGGAGGGGCTTCGGTGGCCGGGGCAACAATCGCAAAGGCGGGAATCCGTCAGGCAGTGAAAGCAGGAGCGAAGCAGGTGGCAAAGAAAATGTCGAAGGAAGCGATCGAAGCAGGGGTGAAACAAACCATCAAGCAATTGGAGAAATTGAGTGTAAGATCGCTTACCAAAGGGAAACTTTGTGTATTTGCCTGTTTTCCGGCAGGAACACCGGTGGCTACAAAAACTGGTTTTAAAAACATAGAGGATATCCGGACGGGTGATGAAGTCTGGTCTTATGATGAAAAAACAGGAGGTACAGGATTTAAGAAAGTTTTAAATACTCTGGAAAAAAGAACCAGCCTGCTGGTGAATCTGGAAATAGCAGGTGAAAAGATTGTGACTACTCCGGAGCACCCTTTTTATGTAAATGGGGAATGGAAAGCTGCAGGATTGCTGGAAACTATGGATGAGGTTCAGCTGATCGGTGGGTTTTCTGCAAAAGTTCAGCAAATCAGTTATTCCGGAGCCCATGCTCCGGTAAACATGGAAGCAGGAATGATGGAAGAAGACTTTTTCTTTCCTCAGGAAAGTATAGATGAGGATAGCGTCAAAGTTTATAATTTTGAAGTGGAGGATTGGAGTACTTATTTTGTTGGTGATACGAAAGTTCTGGTGCATAATGCAGGGATTTGTCTGAAAGATGTATTGAAGGAAATTAAAGCGGGAAAGAAAAAATTAAGAGAAATTCTGGTAGGCAGAACACCTGGAAAAGGCTCAAAGACCGGGCGCGAAGTGATCGACCGGATGAAAAAAGAAGGAAAAATCAGAACAAGAAGGGGCAAACAACAGTTTAAGTCTAAGAAGGATGGCAAATGGTATGATATGGAATACGCCGATATGGCGCATAAAAGAGATGCCGTAAAATATTGGAACAGAACTGGAAGGAACCATGGCGCACGGTCGCCTGAAGTAAGAAAATGGATGAGAGACTCGAAAAATTATTATCTTGAGCATCAAACCTATAATAGATCTGATGGTGCCAAAT
This region of Pedobacter steynii genomic DNA includes:
- a CDS encoding type VI secretion system Vgr family protein, which codes for MENKVTVEINIEGVPVVTFSSLNLYQRFNEHHTFELRFNQDQVELPGALSLKKSKEFVGKSIAIEFGKDAFATNRFSGIITKVEISQTHGLMGDIIVSGYSPTILIDRGPDLGSYLEKNLKSIIDQATKEVAANDLPMLVNPSRKAPIDYVIQYRESDFDFLNRLSAQYHEWFYYDGTQVVFGKPDEMKEVKLVYGRDLSNIQYGIEIAPLRYKKFAYNPKEDELLSADGKGQSSGSPDMMHAIAASNTVYSKSYHQPLITRADSKADIDGFVENEQKSMMSGLLNINCTGDHPEVGIGRIVDISMSTRNLNEFAIEDFGKFLVTSIYHHIDGVGHYQNSFGAISADTERVPGAAVQNPQPDMQLANVVDNNDPSGHGRIKVKFKWECGCNDVTEWLRVITPDAGSSDQVSKNRGFVFIPEVGDQVVIAFEEGNIARPIVMGSVFHGKSGTGGDSANKTKALTTRSGNTIIMDDSNGSVNVKDPSGNVITMHGDGNVSLTAPNSFTINTKDFIVNAGNSIALNAQPGEQGGGEGTVNISAKKTIAATADTEGITLDATTLGVAITGKTDVSIESTDAIVSLTGKTETLIDGADIKMSGGSTIRINSDDTDIT
- a CDS encoding polymorphic toxin-type HINT domain-containing protein, whose translation is MEELEYITQKAMMQCSEGTVPGLFTPTYNQTTKINSCIVSTNKDKIPMANIPSFVVCKKTQKPCVPVSTEWKDTYAVKVKGAQTLIGKSCMNCGVGGKIEFLASGQVPLTADEEAQLNGMREDAQKNFEEEEKEKNKSWWQKAGEFVVDCIPVVGPVVSLVKNVSQGNWAMAALDVGFLALDVAGLAAAPFTGGASVAGATIAKAGIRQAVKAGAKQVAKKMSKEAIEAGVKQTIKQLEKLSVRSLTKGKLCVFACFPAGTPVATKTGFKNIEDIRTGDEVWSYDEKTGGTGFKKVLNTLEKRTSLLVNLEIAGEKIVTTPEHPFYVNGEWKAAGLLETMDEVQLIGGFSAKVQQISYSGAHAPVNMEAGMMEEDFFFPQESIDEDSVKVYNFEVEDWSTYFVGDTKVLVHNAGICLKDVLKEIKAGKKKLREILVGRTPGKGSKTGREVIDRMKKEGKIRTRRGKQQFKSKKDGKWYDMEYADMAHKRDAVKYWNRTGRNHGARSPEVRKWMRDSKNYYLEHQTYNRSDGAKLGINYKLPPR